In Edaphobacter paludis, a single window of DNA contains:
- a CDS encoding 6-carboxytetrahydropterin synthase encodes MKAHLSRRYHFPASHRLHSDAFDAERNRVVFGKCNNPHGHGHNYTVQVTVSGEVDPATGMVCNLADLDAFAQTNLLDRFDHVNLNTLECFRESVSTTENLSIEVYRIFCGFTAAHLERVHVEETNNNSFDYAGNVDPGFI; translated from the coding sequence ATGAAAGCACATCTTTCACGGCGATATCATTTTCCGGCCTCGCATCGGCTGCATAGCGATGCTTTCGACGCGGAACGGAACAGGGTTGTGTTTGGCAAGTGCAACAATCCGCACGGGCATGGGCATAACTACACCGTGCAGGTGACGGTGAGCGGTGAGGTCGATCCGGCAACGGGGATGGTCTGCAATCTGGCCGACCTGGATGCGTTTGCGCAAACAAATCTGCTGGATCGGTTTGACCATGTGAATCTGAACACGCTGGAGTGCTTTCGCGAATCGGTCTCGACGACGGAGAATCTAAGTATTGAGGTTTATCGCATCTTTTGTGGCTTTACCGCTGCCCATCTGGAGCGGGTGCATGTTGAAGAGACGAACAATAACTCCTTCGACTATGCGGGTAATGTAGATCCCGGTTTTATCTAA
- a CDS encoding 6-carboxytetrahydropterin synthase: MILLTRKAEFSSAHFYWNDAWSAEENLRVFGKCANRNGHGHNYTLEVTVAGEIDPVSGFVVDLKQLKDILEREVVSVYDHRHLNLEVPEFAKAIPTTENIAIAIWQRLDGKIPNAKLHRVRVYEMADLFADYYGER, translated from the coding sequence ATGATATTGCTGACACGTAAAGCCGAGTTTTCTTCCGCACATTTCTATTGGAATGATGCGTGGTCCGCCGAGGAGAATCTGCGGGTCTTTGGGAAGTGCGCGAACCGTAATGGCCACGGGCACAATTACACGCTGGAAGTGACGGTTGCCGGCGAGATCGATCCGGTGTCTGGGTTTGTGGTCGATCTGAAACAATTGAAAGATATTTTGGAGCGTGAGGTGGTCAGCGTGTATGACCATCGGCATTTGAATCTTGAAGTGCCGGAGTTTGCGAAGGCGATTCCAACGACAGAGAACATCGCCATTGCGATTTGGCAGCGGCTGGATGGCAAGATTCCAAACGCAAAGCTGCACAGGGTTCGGGTGTATGAGATGGCCGATCTATTTGCGGATTACTACGGTGAGCGATGA
- a CDS encoding glycosyltransferase family 2 protein: MVDELALSVIVPARNEESVLAACLASLVNQSEVGFELGVQWELIVVNDDSVDGTRAIAEGVAAAHDGVLVMDAPLLDLSGTGALSGKSNACWAGARVARGRRLLFTDADTVHEPGNLSRALFEMEKYKATLLSYSPRQIVTGFWQRAVMPLVFSELASVYPMKQVNDPGRSVAAANGQFLLVERDAYFLVGGHHALGGTVLEDVALARNIKSGERTIRFRYAPDALATRMYRSTAEMVEGWTKNLALLFPRPLYLAAWRVLDVLLFFGLPGLAVGMYWLQPWQRGVIWVIWLRTLWRFYSRVARSHFPASDLVISILGVPLFVYLLVRSVVDHRVKKSVVWKGRRYGGV, from the coding sequence GTGGTTGATGAGCTTGCGCTGTCGGTGATCGTACCTGCGCGTAACGAAGAGAGCGTGCTGGCCGCGTGCCTGGCATCGCTAGTGAATCAGTCGGAGGTGGGATTTGAGCTGGGGGTGCAGTGGGAGCTGATTGTTGTCAATGATGACTCCGTGGATGGCACGCGGGCGATTGCGGAGGGAGTTGCGGCTGCCCATGATGGCGTGTTGGTGATGGATGCTCCGCTGCTGGATTTGAGCGGGACGGGTGCGCTTTCGGGTAAGTCGAATGCTTGCTGGGCCGGAGCGCGGGTTGCACGGGGGCGGCGGCTGCTGTTTACCGATGCTGATACTGTGCATGAACCCGGGAATCTTTCGCGCGCGCTGTTTGAGATGGAGAAGTATAAGGCGACGCTGCTGTCGTATTCGCCGCGGCAAATTGTGACAGGCTTCTGGCAGCGGGCGGTGATGCCGCTAGTATTTTCGGAGCTGGCCAGTGTCTATCCGATGAAGCAGGTGAATGATCCTGGGCGGAGCGTGGCGGCGGCGAATGGGCAGTTTCTGCTGGTGGAGCGGGATGCGTATTTTCTGGTGGGCGGACATCATGCGCTGGGAGGGACGGTGCTCGAAGATGTGGCGCTGGCGCGCAATATCAAGAGCGGGGAGCGGACGATACGATTTCGCTATGCGCCGGATGCGCTGGCGACGCGGATGTATCGCAGTACGGCGGAGATGGTCGAGGGGTGGACGAAGAATCTTGCGCTGCTGTTTCCGCGTCCGCTCTACCTGGCGGCTTGGCGGGTGCTGGATGTGTTGCTTTTTTTTGGGCTGCCGGGGTTGGCGGTTGGGATGTACTGGCTGCAGCCGTGGCAGCGAGGCGTGATCTGGGTGATTTGGCTGCGGACACTTTGGCGGTTTTATTCGCGGGTAGCGCGGTCGCATTTTCCTGCATCTGATTTGGTGATTTCGATACTTGGGGTTCCGCTGTTTGTTTATCTGCTGGTGCGGAGTGTGGTGGATCATCGGGTGAAGAAGTCGGTTGTCTGGAAGGGACGGCGGTATGGCGGCGTGTAG
- a CDS encoding TlpA disulfide reductase family protein produces MRKVWAGVVLAMLLVAGCDRGSHPHQIGTVAPEFTVSDGVQTIDLSKYRGHTVILNLWATWCPPCIIELPSLIQLHHQMPDVDIIAISQDEDDAVYRRFLVQHNIDFLTVRDPTTRINRLYGTKQIPESYVIDKNGMIRRKFVSAQDWTSPEIMSYLKKL; encoded by the coding sequence GTGCGTAAAGTCTGGGCCGGTGTAGTCCTCGCAATGTTACTGGTCGCCGGGTGCGACCGCGGAAGCCATCCCCACCAGATCGGCACAGTAGCGCCGGAATTCACCGTAAGCGATGGCGTCCAGACCATCGACCTCAGCAAGTACCGTGGCCATACTGTCATCCTCAACCTGTGGGCCACCTGGTGTCCCCCATGCATCATCGAGCTTCCCAGCCTCATCCAGCTCCATCACCAGATGCCCGATGTCGACATCATCGCCATCAGCCAGGACGAAGACGACGCCGTTTACCGTCGCTTCCTCGTCCAGCACAACATTGACTTTCTCACCGTTCGCGACCCCACTACCCGCATCAACCGCCTCTACGGGACCAAACAGATTCCAGAGAGCTATGTCATCGACAAGAATGGCATGATTCGCCGCAAATTCGTCTCGGCCCAGGACTGGACCAGCCCCGAGATCATGTCCTACCTGAAAAAGCTCTAA
- a CDS encoding HAD family phosphatase has protein sequence MGISLVEGTFAGLIFDCDGTLVDTAPAHLAALRVGLDAHGLTMAKEWYYPRGGLTPDALMDDYEALLGTSVPREDIFARYTVAFQAELECLREVTVIAEIAREWQGRVPMAVASNGRRENVEASLTVTKLRTLFDLIVAAEDVERGKPAPDVFLEAARRMGVAAASCVVFEDSDEGLEGARRAGMRAIDIREYFAPKR, from the coding sequence ATGGGGATTTCTCTGGTTGAGGGTACGTTTGCGGGACTGATCTTCGATTGCGACGGGACGCTGGTGGATACGGCCCCTGCGCATTTGGCGGCGCTTCGGGTGGGGCTGGACGCGCATGGGCTGACGATGGCGAAGGAGTGGTACTACCCGCGTGGCGGGCTGACCCCGGATGCGCTGATGGATGACTATGAGGCGCTGCTCGGGACGTCGGTGCCGCGCGAGGACATCTTTGCGCGGTATACAGTGGCGTTTCAGGCAGAGTTAGAGTGTTTGCGGGAGGTCACGGTAATTGCAGAGATCGCTCGCGAGTGGCAGGGGCGGGTGCCGATGGCGGTTGCCTCGAATGGGCGCAGGGAGAATGTCGAGGCTAGCCTGACGGTTACAAAACTGCGGACGCTGTTTGACTTGATTGTTGCGGCAGAGGATGTGGAGCGGGGTAAGCCGGCTCCGGATGTCTTTCTGGAGGCAGCGCGAAGGATGGGAGTTGCGGCTGCCAGTTGCGTGGTGTTTGAGGACTCCGATGAGGGGTTGGAAGGTGCTCGCAGGGCCGGGATGAGGGCCATCGATATCCGTGAATACTTCGCGCCGAAGCGATGA
- a CDS encoding tetratricopeptide repeat protein: MQSLFPIILALAISPGSLAGQNAASRPTTNSVIDSHLAAAQEAQHSQDYSTAEREYKAVLAVVPDFAQVHLNLGLIYQLENRTPEAMTEFHRALKIKPGLAAANLMLGVDYCKMGEGTRAIPYLTAAVNQDPTRPESWSWLAAAHEMSGDVKAELVTVKHALKLQPQNVDLLYLLGHTYEQLGKAEVERMQAADPGSFRAEQLLAEGYATSSEWPSAVIHFQNALAASPNQPGLHVELGEVLLRAGKLERAGREFNEELQINPHSVRAIVRRGEAKLLEGDLDGSLQDWSQAIEIDPLYAARVLGIGDAESGDSAFEQLPAESLQKIEQLVPELQNRNSAAAQFALAYLAAQRGQVLPATGDPAHTNPPLATCSESEARRALNSGRLSSLAPCGSRVLTATSSEDFRIQMAAALFELGDYETSMKMLDGLPAGGRHLSEVAYWRARCYEKLATAAYLKLYQADPNSYRLHQLMGDLAATRGDDKKAIEEYRASLALKPSAPGLHYSLGHLLWKNLDVSGARVELEAELAINPRHVEALHDLGDTYLLERQPEKALTYLNRAFTAGGDTSDIHRDLGTAYADLGNNSKAEAEFNIALPGDHDGSVHFKLGRVYQALGEKEKAAHEFAISANLNRESHTKLEKQTPRLTEIEK, from the coding sequence GTGCAGTCTCTATTCCCGATAATTCTTGCGTTGGCCATCAGTCCCGGCAGCCTGGCGGGCCAGAATGCCGCATCGCGCCCGACCACGAACTCAGTTATCGACTCACATCTCGCAGCAGCGCAAGAGGCGCAACATAGTCAGGACTACAGCACAGCCGAGCGGGAATATAAAGCTGTGCTTGCCGTAGTACCTGATTTTGCCCAGGTTCACCTGAACCTGGGTCTTATCTACCAACTCGAGAATCGGACCCCTGAGGCAATGACGGAGTTTCATCGAGCGCTCAAGATAAAGCCAGGGCTTGCCGCCGCCAATTTGATGCTGGGGGTTGACTACTGCAAGATGGGCGAGGGTACCAGAGCAATCCCCTACCTCACTGCCGCCGTCAACCAAGACCCAACTCGGCCAGAGTCCTGGTCATGGCTGGCAGCAGCGCACGAAATGTCTGGTGATGTAAAGGCTGAACTCGTAACGGTCAAGCATGCACTGAAGCTTCAGCCGCAAAACGTTGATCTACTCTACCTCCTGGGCCACACTTACGAACAGTTAGGAAAAGCAGAGGTCGAACGGATGCAGGCAGCGGACCCCGGCTCCTTCCGTGCCGAGCAGTTGCTGGCTGAGGGCTATGCGACGAGTAGCGAGTGGCCCTCCGCAGTCATTCATTTTCAAAATGCCTTAGCTGCTTCACCTAACCAGCCGGGGCTTCACGTCGAACTCGGCGAAGTGCTCTTGCGAGCCGGAAAGCTGGAGCGGGCAGGCCGGGAATTTAACGAAGAATTGCAGATCAATCCTCACAGTGTGCGCGCAATCGTTCGTCGCGGAGAAGCAAAGCTGCTTGAAGGCGACCTTGACGGCTCTCTTCAGGATTGGTCGCAAGCGATCGAGATAGATCCGCTCTATGCCGCGCGAGTCCTTGGAATAGGTGACGCGGAATCGGGTGATTCTGCCTTCGAGCAGCTTCCTGCCGAGTCTCTCCAAAAAATCGAGCAGCTTGTGCCCGAGTTGCAAAACCGAAATAGCGCCGCTGCCCAATTTGCGCTCGCATATCTTGCGGCACAACGCGGCCAGGTTCTTCCAGCGACGGGGGATCCAGCCCATACGAACCCACCCCTCGCTACCTGCTCCGAAAGCGAAGCACGCCGTGCTCTCAACTCCGGACGATTATCCAGCCTCGCGCCTTGCGGCTCGCGCGTCTTGACCGCGACGTCCTCTGAAGATTTTCGCATTCAAATGGCGGCCGCTTTATTTGAGCTCGGAGATTACGAGACGTCGATGAAGATGCTGGATGGCTTGCCGGCAGGTGGGCGGCATCTCTCCGAAGTCGCTTATTGGCGCGCCCGCTGCTATGAAAAGCTGGCCACCGCAGCTTATCTCAAACTCTACCAGGCGGACCCAAACTCCTATCGCTTGCATCAACTGATGGGTGATCTTGCGGCTACGAGGGGCGACGACAAAAAGGCCATTGAGGAATATCGCGCTTCCCTTGCGTTGAAGCCCTCCGCGCCGGGCTTACATTACAGTTTGGGGCATCTCCTTTGGAAGAATCTTGATGTCAGTGGAGCGCGCGTAGAACTTGAGGCTGAGTTAGCGATTAATCCACGCCACGTTGAGGCGCTTCACGACCTGGGCGATACCTATCTCCTGGAGCGCCAACCGGAGAAAGCTCTCACTTATCTGAACCGCGCATTTACAGCGGGTGGAGACACCTCGGATATTCATCGTGACTTGGGCACTGCTTACGCCGATCTGGGTAACAACAGCAAGGCAGAAGCCGAATTTAACATTGCGTTGCCTGGCGATCACGATGGTTCAGTCCATTTCAAATTGGGCAGAGTGTACCAGGCTTTGGGCGAGAAGGAGAAGGCAGCGCATGAGTTTGCAATCTCGGCGAATCTCAATCGGGAATCCCACACTAAGCTTGAGAAGCAAACCCCCCGCTTAACTGAGATTGAAAAGTAA
- a CDS encoding tetratricopeptide repeat protein, with protein sequence MRPAEGLLANPPVHLPASYLAVQEDAFQKGLIALKENRLQTALDEFATAERERPDNALARNFRGIVLARLGRNIEAADEYREAIRIDPQMEAAYRNLGFLYWTEQQLDRAREELKHAVELSPDDSFAHYYLGRVQLDAQLYVDAFAEFHQSGMSLPDDPDFLIAAATGYLAIGQQEEARKIINRLAIQPLSAVQDLRIASLLLAVHENDTAIHLLEQLSNTTPHDRASGVNFDLALAYLLAGRYQQAIDQAQPCTDAVHQASAPSRAAQAWSLIGIAYARLGNAELAVNALRHAAILAPTQEEHWLNLTRELMELSQYANAISATHEGLTFNPKSYSLNLRLGAANLAAGHYDEAGEVFRTLVAAGDPLPTSYIGLAQVLLRTGHAEEAVTELADARKKLGPSFLISYFQGLALDRTGKLLEAISAFQEAVQQNPDSAEAHLGLGKTELVQGRVSDAIVQLEEALRLSPGNVQALRLLSQAYRRAGEKKSSAKYAEAPAAAPVANGDLVGDFLLPPWQNPQVKNIP encoded by the coding sequence TTGCGACCCGCTGAAGGTCTTCTGGCTAATCCCCCCGTACATCTACCCGCTTCCTACCTGGCTGTACAGGAGGACGCATTTCAAAAAGGCCTGATTGCACTCAAAGAAAATCGTCTCCAGACGGCGCTCGATGAGTTCGCCACCGCTGAACGTGAACGACCGGACAACGCCCTGGCGCGCAACTTCCGCGGAATCGTACTTGCCCGCTTAGGCCGAAACATCGAGGCTGCCGATGAGTATCGCGAGGCAATACGAATCGATCCCCAGATGGAAGCTGCTTACAGAAACCTGGGATTTCTCTACTGGACCGAGCAGCAGTTAGATCGTGCGCGTGAAGAATTGAAGCACGCAGTGGAACTGTCGCCCGATGATTCGTTTGCCCATTACTATCTCGGCAGAGTACAACTCGATGCCCAACTCTATGTGGATGCCTTCGCGGAGTTCCATCAATCTGGAATGTCATTACCTGACGACCCTGACTTTCTGATCGCAGCTGCAACCGGATATCTTGCTATTGGGCAACAAGAAGAGGCTCGAAAAATAATTAATCGTCTCGCAATCCAACCGCTCAGTGCTGTGCAGGACCTACGCATCGCTTCTCTTCTTCTCGCCGTTCACGAAAATGACACAGCCATTCATCTTCTGGAGCAATTGAGTAACACCACGCCGCATGACCGTGCTTCAGGGGTTAATTTCGATTTAGCTTTGGCTTACCTTCTGGCTGGACGCTACCAGCAAGCCATCGACCAGGCTCAGCCCTGCACTGACGCCGTCCACCAAGCCTCTGCGCCAAGCCGCGCTGCGCAGGCGTGGTCTCTTATCGGCATAGCCTATGCTCGCCTCGGCAATGCCGAACTGGCAGTGAACGCTCTCCGCCATGCAGCCATACTGGCTCCGACGCAGGAGGAGCATTGGCTCAATTTGACGCGCGAACTGATGGAACTGAGCCAATACGCTAATGCGATCTCAGCCACTCATGAGGGACTTACTTTCAACCCCAAGTCCTACTCCTTGAACCTACGCCTCGGAGCAGCCAACCTGGCGGCAGGCCACTATGACGAGGCGGGCGAAGTTTTTCGCACCCTCGTCGCTGCCGGCGATCCTTTGCCGACCAGCTATATAGGACTGGCCCAGGTCCTGCTCCGCACCGGCCATGCAGAGGAGGCCGTTACCGAACTGGCCGACGCACGGAAAAAATTAGGCCCGAGCTTTCTCATCAGTTATTTCCAAGGCCTGGCGCTCGATCGCACCGGCAAGTTATTGGAAGCCATTTCTGCCTTTCAGGAAGCTGTGCAGCAGAATCCGGACAGCGCAGAAGCTCACCTGGGACTGGGAAAGACCGAGCTTGTGCAAGGCCGCGTAAGTGATGCCATCGTTCAACTCGAAGAAGCGCTTCGTCTCAGTCCCGGCAACGTGCAGGCGCTGCGACTTCTCAGTCAGGCATACCGGAGGGCCGGGGAAAAAAAAAGCAGCGCAAAGTACGCAGAAGCACCCGCGGCAGCGCCAGTTGCCAACGGAGATCTGGTAGGCGACTTCTTGTTGCCGCCGTGGCAAAATCCTCAGGTAAAGAACATTCCGTAA
- a CDS encoding carboxypeptidase regulatory-like domain-containing protein codes for MTDPSGALLVRANVTARNLDTGLVVTTSTTGAGLYSIPNLPPGRYSVTVAAPDLKKYVREGVTVQTGSTVPLDIQMQLGAVTENVVVNANASQLETVTSDIGATVEKTLIENLPLEVSGTIRNPVQFITLIPGFVGSVGNNPGDNSTDDFKVNGGQENSTDVLVDGVSISLVSPNTQWNKGVSTEAVQEFKVLQSNFSPEYGESGDGIVSLTLKSGTNDFHGSVYDFLRNRALDANSWTNDTAGLHKSVNTQNDFGATIGGPVRLPHIYNGRDKTFFFFDYEGFRFRTGGTSLLSVPNEAFRKGDLSALLPAVQLYDPTTHAAIPGDILTNDPNFKPSAVMSKVFALLPPTNGSLTNNVVNTSISTTTADLYDVKIDQVISSKQRISGGLDWDDTDTGGVSNLGPIFGSHTPQVTRYARVSDDYIFSDSVVNHLLFGFSRRFRTEASNTLGQDYPAKIGLTGVSPVTFPCIKFVGTPYESLLNNCGDSQFADNVYQVNESVTWAKGKHVFKFGGENRNLQFNVRRLTQASGEFDFMSAETSAPNGTGGNPVASALFGLSNTSILNYGAYSGIRYKNFSFYGQDSYKLTPKLVVNYGLRYDVDIPASEAFDRFSAVDPTLPNPGAGNILGAYTYFGSGTGRNGRKRPQDIYTKAIGPRLGFAYSINDKTVLRGGYGIFYEPLKEGSYADQDSLGFFNRQTITPTNGGPTQIDNGVTRVFPNSGPFTPDGQNGSNGVIMVPANTGRPSDVQSWNLDVQRQITANLLVSVAYVGTKGTHLVALNVIPNQVNPSYLALGSDLTMNVTCLSNGTCPRAIAAGIKLPYPTFTGLINQAIRPFPQYGDFNQEDNSFSPDRTGNSTYHAMQLGLDKRIAQGLSFLVSYTVSKNITDADSSGPGVSGFTGTNEFIGQNSYDRKAEKAVSELDTPQSLVASLFYELPVGHGKTYMNKGGPVNTVVGGWFFSTVASYHSGTPTEVYGPCGGTAGDVLFAGCHFTGAARVNVIPGVQETNKSSFHPFSTSFWNAAAFSVPAPLTFGNEPRSLASARFYAPKNEDFTLGKKTLLFEDKLTVDFRAEFFDIFNRHIYLPSVGGPNLATPFVPVGGPGCPGPFACGFGAVTNASGPRTIQFGLNISY; via the coding sequence GTGACTGACCCCAGCGGTGCGCTGCTGGTACGAGCTAATGTGACCGCGCGAAATCTGGATACCGGACTTGTAGTCACCACCTCAACCACTGGCGCCGGGCTTTATTCGATCCCTAATCTGCCTCCCGGACGATATTCCGTTACCGTTGCCGCCCCAGATTTAAAGAAGTATGTGCGAGAAGGTGTGACGGTGCAAACGGGCAGCACGGTGCCGCTCGATATCCAAATGCAACTTGGTGCGGTCACCGAGAATGTGGTTGTGAACGCCAACGCCAGCCAACTGGAAACCGTCACGTCGGATATCGGGGCGACCGTCGAGAAAACTCTGATAGAGAACCTGCCGCTCGAGGTCTCGGGGACGATCCGCAACCCGGTTCAATTCATCACGCTGATACCAGGATTTGTGGGGAGCGTAGGCAACAACCCCGGAGACAATTCAACGGATGATTTTAAAGTGAACGGGGGGCAGGAAAACAGCACGGATGTGCTGGTCGATGGAGTTTCAATCTCGCTCGTTTCTCCCAATACGCAATGGAATAAAGGCGTTTCTACAGAAGCGGTGCAGGAGTTCAAAGTCCTGCAGAGCAACTTTTCTCCTGAGTACGGCGAATCGGGCGATGGGATTGTAAGTCTCACCCTTAAGTCCGGAACGAACGATTTCCATGGCTCGGTTTATGATTTTCTCCGCAACCGGGCACTCGACGCGAACAGTTGGACCAACGACACTGCCGGTTTACACAAGTCTGTCAATACTCAGAACGACTTTGGAGCTACCATCGGCGGTCCTGTGCGTCTCCCCCATATTTACAATGGCCGGGACAAAACCTTCTTCTTCTTTGACTATGAAGGATTCCGATTCCGCACCGGCGGAACATCCCTTCTAAGTGTTCCCAATGAAGCTTTTCGCAAGGGCGATTTATCTGCCCTGCTGCCTGCTGTGCAGCTTTACGATCCCACAACACATGCGGCCATCCCTGGCGACATTCTGACTAACGATCCCAACTTCAAGCCGAGCGCCGTGATGTCGAAGGTCTTCGCGTTGCTGCCACCGACTAACGGCAGCCTCACAAATAACGTCGTCAACACCAGCATTTCAACCACGACAGCCGATCTCTACGATGTCAAAATCGATCAGGTGATCTCCTCGAAACAGCGTATCTCCGGTGGGCTTGATTGGGACGACACCGATACTGGAGGTGTCTCGAATTTGGGGCCCATCTTTGGATCTCATACGCCTCAGGTCACGCGCTATGCACGTGTCAGCGACGACTACATCTTCAGCGACTCTGTAGTGAACCATCTTCTTTTTGGATTCAGTCGACGCTTCCGGACGGAAGCGTCGAATACTCTCGGGCAGGATTATCCAGCGAAGATCGGACTTACGGGAGTTTCGCCGGTCACTTTTCCATGCATCAAATTTGTCGGAACTCCATACGAGAGCCTGCTGAACAACTGTGGAGACTCGCAATTTGCCGACAACGTCTACCAGGTGAACGAATCGGTCACCTGGGCCAAGGGTAAACACGTCTTCAAATTTGGCGGTGAGAATCGAAACCTGCAGTTCAATGTCCGTCGCCTCACGCAAGCCTCCGGCGAATTCGACTTTATGTCGGCCGAGACCAGCGCGCCCAATGGAACGGGAGGCAATCCGGTGGCCAGCGCTCTCTTTGGCCTCTCCAATACCTCGATTCTGAACTACGGCGCATACAGCGGCATTCGATACAAGAACTTTTCATTTTATGGACAGGACTCATACAAGCTCACGCCCAAATTAGTTGTTAATTATGGCCTCCGCTATGACGTTGACATCCCGGCTTCAGAAGCCTTTGACCGCTTTTCAGCGGTTGATCCAACGCTTCCGAATCCTGGTGCAGGAAACATACTAGGAGCATATACATACTTCGGAAGCGGTACAGGCCGCAATGGAAGAAAGCGTCCGCAGGATATCTACACTAAAGCAATCGGTCCCCGCTTAGGCTTTGCTTACAGCATTAATGACAAGACGGTGCTGCGTGGAGGATATGGGATCTTTTACGAGCCGTTGAAAGAGGGATCGTATGCGGACCAGGACAGCCTGGGTTTTTTCAACCGCCAAACGATCACTCCAACCAATGGCGGTCCCACCCAGATCGACAATGGCGTGACGCGTGTCTTTCCTAATTCCGGGCCCTTTACGCCTGACGGGCAGAATGGCAGCAACGGCGTCATCATGGTTCCCGCAAATACCGGGCGCCCATCCGACGTGCAATCGTGGAATCTCGACGTTCAACGGCAGATCACGGCAAATCTTCTTGTCAGCGTGGCTTACGTCGGCACCAAGGGGACTCATCTGGTTGCACTGAACGTTATTCCAAACCAGGTAAATCCCTCGTACCTCGCGCTGGGCAGTGACTTAACGATGAATGTCACCTGCCTCTCGAATGGCACTTGTCCTCGCGCCATCGCGGCTGGTATCAAGTTGCCCTATCCGACTTTCACCGGGCTCATCAATCAAGCTATTCGACCGTTTCCTCAATACGGCGACTTTAATCAGGAAGATAATTCCTTCAGCCCAGACCGCACAGGTAACTCCACCTATCACGCAATGCAACTGGGGCTGGACAAGCGGATCGCGCAGGGGTTGAGTTTCCTGGTGTCTTACACGGTTTCGAAGAATATTACGGATGCCGATTCGTCGGGGCCAGGCGTCTCCGGTTTCACTGGCACCAACGAGTTCATAGGCCAGAATTCATATGATCGGAAGGCGGAGAAAGCAGTGAGCGAACTTGATACGCCGCAGAGTTTGGTCGCGAGCCTCTTCTATGAACTGCCTGTCGGGCATGGGAAGACCTATATGAATAAGGGTGGACCGGTAAACACTGTTGTGGGTGGCTGGTTCTTTTCTACGGTTGCCAGCTATCATTCGGGAACCCCTACCGAGGTATATGGCCCTTGCGGCGGAACAGCCGGTGACGTTTTGTTTGCAGGGTGCCACTTCACCGGAGCTGCAAGGGTCAATGTCATCCCGGGTGTTCAGGAAACGAACAAGAGCAGCTTTCACCCGTTCTCGACCTCGTTCTGGAATGCGGCAGCTTTCTCGGTTCCGGCACCTCTTACCTTCGGTAATGAACCGCGCTCTTTGGCAAGTGCCCGCTTCTACGCCCCCAAGAATGAGGATTTCACACTCGGTAAAAAGACTCTTCTCTTTGAGGACAAGCTCACAGTCGACTTTCGAGCAGAGTTTTTCGATATCTTTAATCGGCATATTTACCTGCCCAGTGTCGGAGGTCCCAACCTGGCTACCCCATTCGTTCCTGTAGGTGGTCCAGGATGTCCCGGGCCATTCGCCTGCGGTTTTGGCGCGGTCACGAATGCCAGTGGACCGCGAACGATTCAGTTTGGTCTGAATATCTCCTACTGA